One window from the genome of Gadus macrocephalus chromosome 7, ASM3116895v1 encodes:
- the phldb1a gene encoding pleckstrin homology-like domain family B member 1 isoform X9 — MEGDQRESSVASDTSPDTPADMEHASRTTGAERGPRQTHQVIHGTPLDVYDTGKSLKVQAERPHLVSLGSGRLSVAITLLPLLEGRTTLGSEEADIPLQGAGVAPQHCYIQHQAGCLTLYPCGNQCSVDGLAVTRPTRLTQGCMLCFGQSAFFRFNHPEEALRMKSMNASRTHQAASFLALYLAAESISDPFCPDLIAVQPVVADLHYFSNVPNGGGIPGPADHQDNPGHSSMIPPDPQLQDPLGFSDYDCPSPSSSSSSSGPGQNPSSRLTAPTRPPCSPGAKPVPVPRPRASPPAAPSDGSGGGPRVAESPRSLRGSRADVSVGPSPSPSPAAPQRPTPRGSPAPPARPRVSGPSLHNRPPSPVRDQGQLRPRRDEVAPQKQRTPEGAGGSGQRELPPHSSFMSRSTTAGFLQGSSSSSSSSSLPSHPSAASRAASESPRGQRKAQPQSQAPHGGMVREQPRGHLRTNSGSCPGIQGSSVSLSGSSPLTSPGRQRKGSHGAGAGSRDPSSGPVRPRTRERKNSISEISDNEDELLEYHRWQREERLREQEMEKQERQRLESILSLCAEYNTNREDPQGDPGEAMREGLFPRAGEGVTARGLCPDGGGWKALHGGGGDKPRMTAENDEENQREESSSTESTHQECEDLLVELGRGPGPREQHGPLGEERSRALGRVDELSSRVSELDLQLQETRQEVEMERALLQAERREEEQQMEAESEMISRLQLRLQQLDEATQREKDQGRASVSAERTVLERQRAGYSELKRQLDRCVLSDREQLQERLHREAEALDAGGRRFEELEFCQLEQESSLEERKEAHCSQLLQEKAECHRSLSRRKEKMAALEAQANQLGVQATLECEKLAKDRTLILQMLHKEKDRLCVLEQRCYSQAEGRGPPQITYNASEPRPDGDGGGQRQSCSQPSSTATPLPQANGFSHEKNASTRDLQLLLKELSHSSDTESRKQYSRQCKGPSPTVHHSFLHHHAPPSGNQAYDTLSLESSDSTETSVSAGNCACSPESASGQEAQRIEEMEKMLKEAQQEKARLVENREREVQARLQMLEEERRRREEAERRLLDEASHRRRLVEEEVKLRERHFSQARPMTRYLPNRKEEFDLRVHVESSGHSVDTCPFVILTEKMCKGHLVKMGGKIKSWKKRWFVFDRLKRNFSYYVDKHESRLKGLLYFQAIEEVYYDHLRSATKSPNPSLTFCVKTHDRLYFMVAPSPEAMRIWMDVIVTGAEGYTQFMS, encoded by the exons GGAGGACCACGCTGGGCAGCGAGGAGGCAGACATCCCCCTGCAGGGCGCGGGCGTGGCCCCCCAGCACTGCTACATCCAGCACCAGGCGGGCTGCCTCACCCTCTACCCCTGTGGGAACCAGTGCTCTGTGGACGGCCTGGCCGTCACCAGGCCCACGCGCCTCACCCAAG GGTGCATGCTGTGTTTCGGCCAGTCTGCCTTTTTCCGCTTCAACCACCCAGAGGAAGCCCTCAGGATGAAGAGTATGAACGCCAGCAGAACTCATCAAGCAG CTTCCTTCCTTGCTCTTTACCTTGCTGCTGAGTCTATATCAGACCCATTCTGCCCTGACCTTATAGCGGTCCAACCCGTGGTGGCTGACCTACACT ACTTCAGCAACGTTCCCAACGGCGGGGGCATTCCAGGTCCGGCTGACCACCAGGATAACCCAGGCCACAGCTCCATGATCCCCCCGGACCCCCAGCTCCAGGACCCTCTGGGGTTCAGTGACTACgactgcccctccccctcctcctcctcctcgtcctccggtCCCGGACAGAACCCGAGCAGCAGACTGACGGCCCCCACGCgacccccctgctccccggggGCCAAACCCGTCCCGGTGCCACGCCCGCGGGCCTCCCCTCCCGCGGCCCCCAGCGACGGCTCCGGGGGGGGGCCCCGGGTCGCCGAGAGCCCCCGGTCCCTCCGAGGCAGCCGCGCGGACGTCTCCGTGGGGCCCAGCCCCAGTCCGTCCCCCGCGGCCCCGCAGAGACCCACCCCACGGGGCTCCCCGGCCCCGCCGGCCCGCCCCAGAGTCTCGGGCCCCTCCCTGCACAACCGGCCGCCCAGTCCCGTGCGGGATCAGGGCCAGCTCCGCCCCCGCAGAGACGAGGTCGCCCCCCAGAAGCAAAGGACTCCAGAGGGGGCAGGAGGCAGCGGCCAGAGAGAGCTGCCGCCCCACAGCTCCTTCATGTCCCGGAGCACAACAGCTGGCTTCCTCCAgggctcgtcctcctcctcctcctcctcctccctcccttcacaccCCTCTGCCGCCAGCAGAGCTGCCTCCGAGAGCCCCCGCGGCCAACGCAAGGCCCAGCCCCAGAGCCAGGCCCCCCACGGCGGGATGGTCCGCGAGCAGCCCCGCGGCCACCTGAGGACCAACTCCGGCTCCTGTCCCGGGATCCAGGGCTCCTCGGTGTCTCTCTCGGGTTCCTCGCCCCTCACCAGCCCCGGGAGGCAGAGGAAAGGATCTCACGGGGCCGGCGCCGGCAGCAGGGACCCCTCCTCCGGCCCCGTGAGGCCCCGCACCAGAGAGCGGAAGAACAGCATCTCGGAGATCAGCGACAACGAGGACGAGCTGCTGGAGTACCACCGCTGGCAGCGGGAGGAGCGCCTCCGCgagcaggagatggagaagcAG GAGCGCCAGAGACTGGAGTCCATCCTGAGTCTGTGTGCGGAGTACAACACCAACCGGGAGGACCCGCAGGGGGACCCGGGGGAGGCCATGAGGGAGGGGCTGTTCCCCAGAGCCGGGGAGGGGGTCACTGCCAGGGGCCTCTGCCCGGACGGGGGAGGCTGGAAGGCTCTGcacggaggagggggagacaagcCCCGTATGACGGCGGAGAACGAcgaggagaaccagagagaggagtcCAGCAGCACGGAGAGCACTCACCAAGAG tgtGAGGACCTGCTGGTGGAGCTGGGCCGTGGCCCCGGCCCCCGGGAGCAGCACGGCccgctgggggaggagaggagccgggCCCTGGGCCGCGTGGATGAACTCAGCAGCAGAGTCAGCGAGCTGGACCTGCAGCTGCAGGAGACCAGGCAGGAG gtGGAGATGGAGCGTGCGCTGCTGCAGGCGGAGCGGCGGGAGGAAGAGCAGCAGATGGAGGCGGAGTCAGAGATGATCTCACGGCTGCAGCTGAGACTGCAGCAGCTGGACGAGGCcacccagagagagaaggaccag GGCAGGGCTAGTGTGTCGGCAGAGAGGACTGTGCTGGAGAGGCAGAGGGCTGGGTACAGTGAGCTGAAGAGACAGCTTGATAGATGCGTCTTGTCTGACAGGGAACAGTTACAGGAGCGGCTGCACAGg gaggCGGAGGCCCTGGACGCGGGGGGCAGGAGGTTTGAGGAGCTGGAGTTCTGCCAGCTGGAGCAGGAGAgcagcctggaggagaggaaggaggcgcACTGCAGCCAGCTCCTCCAGGAGAAGGCCGAGTGCCACCGCAGCCTGTCCCGCAGGAAG GAGAAGATGGCCGCCCTGGAGGCTCAGGCCAATCAGCTGGGAGTACAAGCAACTCTGGAGTGTGAGAAGCTGGCCAAGGACCGGACCCTGATtctgcagatgctacacaag GAGAAGGACCGGCTTTGTGTCCTGGAGCAGAGATGCTACAGCCAGGCCGAGGGCAGAGGCCCCCCACAGATCACCTATAACGCCTCCGAG CCCAGACCAGACGGAGACGGCGGTGGACAGAGACAGTCGTGCTCCCAGCCCAGCAGCACTGCCACGCCCCTCCCACAAGCCAATGGGTTCTCCCACGAGAAGAACGCATCCaccagg GATCTACAGCTGCTGCTCAAAGAGCTGTCACATTCGTCCGACACAGAGTCCAGGAAACAGTATTCTCGGCAGTGCAAAG GTCCATCTCCCACCGTGCACCACTCCTTCCTGCACCACCATGCGCCACCTAGTGGCAACCAGGCGTACGACACGCTGAGCCTGGAGAGCTCCGACAGCACAGAGACCAGCGTCTCCGCCGGCAACTGCGCCTGTTCGCCAGAAAG TGCCAGCGGGCAGGAGGCCCAGCGCAtcgaggagatggagaagatgCTGAAGGAGGCGCAGCAGGAGAAAGCCCGACTGGTGGAGAACCGC gagcgGGAGGTGCAGGCCCGGCTCCagatgctggaggaggagcgccggcgccgggaggaggcggagcggaGGCTCCTGGACGAGGCCTCCCACCGgaggaggctggtggaggaggaggtgaagctgAGAGAGAGGCACTTCTCCCAg GCTCGGCCAATGACGCGCTACCTGCCCAACCGGAAGGAGGAGTTTGACCTGCGGGTCCACGTGGAGTCGTCCGGCCACAGCGTGGACACCTGCCCCTTCGTCATCCTCACCGAGAAGATGTGCAAGGGCCACCTGGTGAAGATGGGCGGCAAGATCAAGTCGTGGAAGAAGCGCTGGTTCGTCTTCGACCGCCTCAAGAGGAACTTCTCCTACTATGTTG ACAAGCACGAGAGCAGGCTGAAAGGACTCCTCTACTTCCAGGCCATCGAGGAGGTCTACTACGATCACCTCCGCAGCGCCACCAAG aGCCCCAACCCGTCTCTGACCTTCTGCGTGAAGACCCACGACCGGCTCTACTTCATGGTGGCTCCCTCCCCGGAGGCCATGCGCATCTGGATGGACGTCATAGTAACGGGGGCCGAGGGATACACGCAGTTCATGAGCTGA
- the phldb1a gene encoding pleckstrin homology-like domain family B member 1 isoform X2: MEHASRTTGAERGPRQTHQVIHGTPLDVYDTGKSLKVQAERPHLVSLGSGRLSVAITLLPLLEGRTTLGSEEADIPLQGAGVAPQHCYIQHQAGCLTLYPCGNQCSVDGLAVTRPTRLTQGCMLCFGQSAFFRFNHPEEALRMKSMNASRTHQAASFLALYLAAESISDPFCPDLIAVQPVVADLHYFSNVPNGGGIPGPADHQDNPGHSSMIPPDPQLQDPLGFSDYDCPSPSSSSSSSGPGQNPSSRLTAPTRPPCSPGAKPVPVPRPRASPPAAPSDGSGGGPRVAESPRSLRGSRADVSVGPSPSPSPAAPQRPTPRGSPAPPARPRVSGPSLHNRPPSPVRDQGQLRPRRDEVAPQKQRTPEGAGGSGQRELPPHSSFMSRSTTAGFLQGSSSSSSSSSLPSHPSAASRAASESPRGQRKAQPQSQAPHGGMVREQPRGHLRTNSGSCPGIQGSSVSLSGSSPLTSPGRQRKGSHGAGAGSRDPSSGPVRPRTRERKNSISEISDNEDELLEYHRWQREERLREQEMEKQERQRLESILSLCAEYNTNREDPQGDPGEAMREGLFPRAGEGVTARGLCPDGGGWKALHGGGGDKPRMTAENDEENQREESSSTESTHQECEDLLVELGRGPGPREQHGPLGEERSRALGRVDELSSRVSELDLQLQETRQEVEMERALLQAERREEEQQMEAESEMISRLQLRLQQLDEATQREKDQGRASVSAERTVLERQRAGYSELKRQLDRCVLSDREQLQERLHREAEALDAGGRRFEELEFCQLEQESSLEERKEAHCSQLLQEKAECHRSLSRRKEKMAALEAQANQLGVQATLECEKLAKDRTLILQMLHKEKDRLCVLEQRCYSQAEGRGPPQITYNASEEPSLHISEPDFVREEGGRDSPLPATTSLSPQAYPPRPQEEYLKLSDVYKMYGSALTAHSSSSTATLHCLSLAASPALSSEEYITVNQLSQIFGMQRVDRCPTSSSSTSSFQSFQLAPAAPHFSCRSSAFPPPPPPPPPIFSIQSHQLHQGALPAMNLERWYQDIMAAGEHQQACPPPLPAKSFSSRRQGQPRPDGDGGGQRQSCSQPSSTATPLPQANGFSHEKNASTRDLQLLLKELSHSSDTESRKQYSRQCKGPSPTVHHSFLHHHAPPSGNQAYDTLSLESSDSTETSVSAGNCACSPESASGQEAQRIEEMEKMLKEAQQEKARLVENREREVQARLQMLEEERRRREEAERRLLDEASHRRRLVEEEVKLRERHFSQARPMTRYLPNRKEEFDLRVHVESSGHSVDTCPFVILTEKMCKGHLVKMGGKIKSWKKRWFVFDRLKRNFSYYVDKHESRLKGLLYFQAIEEVYYDHLRSATKSPNPSLTFCVKTHDRLYFMVAPSPEAMRIWMDVIVTGAEGYTQFMS, from the exons GGAGGACCACGCTGGGCAGCGAGGAGGCAGACATCCCCCTGCAGGGCGCGGGCGTGGCCCCCCAGCACTGCTACATCCAGCACCAGGCGGGCTGCCTCACCCTCTACCCCTGTGGGAACCAGTGCTCTGTGGACGGCCTGGCCGTCACCAGGCCCACGCGCCTCACCCAAG GGTGCATGCTGTGTTTCGGCCAGTCTGCCTTTTTCCGCTTCAACCACCCAGAGGAAGCCCTCAGGATGAAGAGTATGAACGCCAGCAGAACTCATCAAGCAG CTTCCTTCCTTGCTCTTTACCTTGCTGCTGAGTCTATATCAGACCCATTCTGCCCTGACCTTATAGCGGTCCAACCCGTGGTGGCTGACCTACACT ACTTCAGCAACGTTCCCAACGGCGGGGGCATTCCAGGTCCGGCTGACCACCAGGATAACCCAGGCCACAGCTCCATGATCCCCCCGGACCCCCAGCTCCAGGACCCTCTGGGGTTCAGTGACTACgactgcccctccccctcctcctcctcctcgtcctccggtCCCGGACAGAACCCGAGCAGCAGACTGACGGCCCCCACGCgacccccctgctccccggggGCCAAACCCGTCCCGGTGCCACGCCCGCGGGCCTCCCCTCCCGCGGCCCCCAGCGACGGCTCCGGGGGGGGGCCCCGGGTCGCCGAGAGCCCCCGGTCCCTCCGAGGCAGCCGCGCGGACGTCTCCGTGGGGCCCAGCCCCAGTCCGTCCCCCGCGGCCCCGCAGAGACCCACCCCACGGGGCTCCCCGGCCCCGCCGGCCCGCCCCAGAGTCTCGGGCCCCTCCCTGCACAACCGGCCGCCCAGTCCCGTGCGGGATCAGGGCCAGCTCCGCCCCCGCAGAGACGAGGTCGCCCCCCAGAAGCAAAGGACTCCAGAGGGGGCAGGAGGCAGCGGCCAGAGAGAGCTGCCGCCCCACAGCTCCTTCATGTCCCGGAGCACAACAGCTGGCTTCCTCCAgggctcgtcctcctcctcctcctcctcctccctcccttcacaccCCTCTGCCGCCAGCAGAGCTGCCTCCGAGAGCCCCCGCGGCCAACGCAAGGCCCAGCCCCAGAGCCAGGCCCCCCACGGCGGGATGGTCCGCGAGCAGCCCCGCGGCCACCTGAGGACCAACTCCGGCTCCTGTCCCGGGATCCAGGGCTCCTCGGTGTCTCTCTCGGGTTCCTCGCCCCTCACCAGCCCCGGGAGGCAGAGGAAAGGATCTCACGGGGCCGGCGCCGGCAGCAGGGACCCCTCCTCCGGCCCCGTGAGGCCCCGCACCAGAGAGCGGAAGAACAGCATCTCGGAGATCAGCGACAACGAGGACGAGCTGCTGGAGTACCACCGCTGGCAGCGGGAGGAGCGCCTCCGCgagcaggagatggagaagcAG GAGCGCCAGAGACTGGAGTCCATCCTGAGTCTGTGTGCGGAGTACAACACCAACCGGGAGGACCCGCAGGGGGACCCGGGGGAGGCCATGAGGGAGGGGCTGTTCCCCAGAGCCGGGGAGGGGGTCACTGCCAGGGGCCTCTGCCCGGACGGGGGAGGCTGGAAGGCTCTGcacggaggagggggagacaagcCCCGTATGACGGCGGAGAACGAcgaggagaaccagagagaggagtcCAGCAGCACGGAGAGCACTCACCAAGAG tgtGAGGACCTGCTGGTGGAGCTGGGCCGTGGCCCCGGCCCCCGGGAGCAGCACGGCccgctgggggaggagaggagccgggCCCTGGGCCGCGTGGATGAACTCAGCAGCAGAGTCAGCGAGCTGGACCTGCAGCTGCAGGAGACCAGGCAGGAG gtGGAGATGGAGCGTGCGCTGCTGCAGGCGGAGCGGCGGGAGGAAGAGCAGCAGATGGAGGCGGAGTCAGAGATGATCTCACGGCTGCAGCTGAGACTGCAGCAGCTGGACGAGGCcacccagagagagaaggaccag GGCAGGGCTAGTGTGTCGGCAGAGAGGACTGTGCTGGAGAGGCAGAGGGCTGGGTACAGTGAGCTGAAGAGACAGCTTGATAGATGCGTCTTGTCTGACAGGGAACAGTTACAGGAGCGGCTGCACAGg gaggCGGAGGCCCTGGACGCGGGGGGCAGGAGGTTTGAGGAGCTGGAGTTCTGCCAGCTGGAGCAGGAGAgcagcctggaggagaggaaggaggcgcACTGCAGCCAGCTCCTCCAGGAGAAGGCCGAGTGCCACCGCAGCCTGTCCCGCAGGAAG GAGAAGATGGCCGCCCTGGAGGCTCAGGCCAATCAGCTGGGAGTACAAGCAACTCTGGAGTGTGAGAAGCTGGCCAAGGACCGGACCCTGATtctgcagatgctacacaag GAGAAGGACCGGCTTTGTGTCCTGGAGCAGAGATGCTACAGCCAGGCCGAGGGCAGAGGCCCCCCACAGATCACCTATAACGCCTCCGAG GAGCCTTCGCTTCACATCAGCGAACCGGACTTTGTTCGTGAAGAGGGGGGTCGTGATAGTCCCCTTCCCGCCACTACTTCACTCTCTCCTCAAGCCTACCCCCCCAGGCCCCAGGAG GAGTACCTCAAGCTGTCTGACGTCTATAAGATGTACGGGAGCGCTCTGACagcccactcctcctcctccaccgctaCTCTCCACTGTCTCTCCCTGGCCGCCTCGCCCGCCCTGTCCAGCGAG gaGTACATCACGGTCAACCAGCTGAGCCAGATCTTCGGGATGCAGAGGGTGGACCGCtgtcccacctcctcctcctccacctcctctttccAGTCATTCCAGCTAGCCCCCGCTGCGCCTCACTTCTCCTGCAGATCATCTgcatttcctcctcctcctcctcctcctcctcccatcttcTCTATCCAG agccaccagctccaccagggggcgctgcCTGCTATGAACCTGGAGCGCTGGTACCAGGACATCATGGCCGCTGGGGAGCACCAGCAGGCCTGCCCTCCCCCGCTGCCTGCCAAGTCCTTTTCCTCCCGCAGGCAGGGGCAG CCCAGACCAGACGGAGACGGCGGTGGACAGAGACAGTCGTGCTCCCAGCCCAGCAGCACTGCCACGCCCCTCCCACAAGCCAATGGGTTCTCCCACGAGAAGAACGCATCCaccagg GATCTACAGCTGCTGCTCAAAGAGCTGTCACATTCGTCCGACACAGAGTCCAGGAAACAGTATTCTCGGCAGTGCAAAG GTCCATCTCCCACCGTGCACCACTCCTTCCTGCACCACCATGCGCCACCTAGTGGCAACCAGGCGTACGACACGCTGAGCCTGGAGAGCTCCGACAGCACAGAGACCAGCGTCTCCGCCGGCAACTGCGCCTGTTCGCCAGAAAG TGCCAGCGGGCAGGAGGCCCAGCGCAtcgaggagatggagaagatgCTGAAGGAGGCGCAGCAGGAGAAAGCCCGACTGGTGGAGAACCGC gagcgGGAGGTGCAGGCCCGGCTCCagatgctggaggaggagcgccggcgccgggaggaggcggagcggaGGCTCCTGGACGAGGCCTCCCACCGgaggaggctggtggaggaggaggtgaagctgAGAGAGAGGCACTTCTCCCAg GCTCGGCCAATGACGCGCTACCTGCCCAACCGGAAGGAGGAGTTTGACCTGCGGGTCCACGTGGAGTCGTCCGGCCACAGCGTGGACACCTGCCCCTTCGTCATCCTCACCGAGAAGATGTGCAAGGGCCACCTGGTGAAGATGGGCGGCAAGATCAAGTCGTGGAAGAAGCGCTGGTTCGTCTTCGACCGCCTCAAGAGGAACTTCTCCTACTATGTTG ACAAGCACGAGAGCAGGCTGAAAGGACTCCTCTACTTCCAGGCCATCGAGGAGGTCTACTACGATCACCTCCGCAGCGCCACCAAG aGCCCCAACCCGTCTCTGACCTTCTGCGTGAAGACCCACGACCGGCTCTACTTCATGGTGGCTCCCTCCCCGGAGGCCATGCGCATCTGGATGGACGTCATAGTAACGGGGGCCGAGGGATACACGCAGTTCATGAGCTGA